A single Desulfobulbaceae bacterium DNA region contains:
- a CDS encoding DUF4390 domain-containing protein, which yields MRVSVGRKTLNSLMLCWLMLITPVLVEAKEAMIKDIVVTNSSSELLLFLRVVDVFSPEIIEGISNGLVATFNFDIRLIMVRDGWPDKEIDRLQLVRTMRFDSLKKEYQLNLSQSSAQLTTGSLTKAEALMTELNGVKVVPLSILLPDRQYVVKVRATLVRKNLPFLVNYLIPFSNFWDVDTGWHNVRFRY from the coding sequence ATGAGAGTATCAGTAGGGCGTAAGACATTAAACAGTCTGATGCTGTGCTGGCTTATGCTTATAACGCCTGTCTTGGTCGAAGCTAAAGAAGCTATGATCAAGGATATTGTAGTTACTAATTCCAGCTCGGAGCTGCTCCTTTTTCTGCGCGTTGTTGATGTCTTTTCGCCTGAGATAATTGAGGGAATCAGCAATGGGTTGGTGGCAACTTTCAATTTTGATATCCGACTTATTATGGTTCGAGATGGTTGGCCGGATAAGGAAATAGACCGCCTCCAGTTGGTTCGCACTATGCGCTTCGATTCCCTCAAAAAGGAATATCAGCTCAACCTTTCTCAATCAAGCGCTCAACTAACAACCGGTTCATTGACCAAGGCGGAAGCTTTGATGACTGAACTGAATGGCGTCAAGGTTGTGCCGCTTAGCATCCTGTTACCAGACCGTCAATATGTCGTCAAAGTTCGGGCCACATTGGTAAGAAAAAATCTTCCTTTCTTAGTTAATTATCTGATACCTTTTAGTAATTTTTGGGATGTGGACACCGGTTGGCACAATGTCCGGTTCCGCTATTAA
- the hflX gene encoding GTPase HflX, translating to MISAELARDLSRLSMEIGRQIGLLVDRTGRIVMVIVGDKKGIMIPVLPTARSSGSRLKGLRCIHTHLGGEEISEDDLMDLLFLRLDLMVIIKVQPDGLPERLYPVHLSPEQIDNKNWVFLPPVVPSHQDPFCLELISTVESRFAQFQPLSSIDSKRDRAILISVSGQSKIQAQASMDELTELAKSDDIIVLDAVVQRRSKSSSRFIIGRGKLGEIMLKALLLNANLLVFDQELNARQVHSIAQHTELRVIDRTQLILDIFARRALSREGQVQIEMAQLKYMLPRLESRDDSLSRLTGGIGTRGPGETKLEVDRRRIKDRLAKLESKLKTISAERHHRRERRRKKEVPVISLVGYTNAGKSTLLNALTNSNILAEDKLFATLDPTSRRLRFPEDIEVIITDTVGFIRDLPKELLKAFQSTLEELHEADVLVHVVDSSNPRCEEQIKVVDDLLTQLDLHLPTLMVFNKIDLADSETVAHLVSQYRGVAVCSLQQESLVELLRRARIMVSKAILVPESAKNDCVSDIEDAVS from the coding sequence ATGATCAGCGCGGAATTAGCCCGTGACCTTTCTCGACTGTCAATGGAGATCGGCAGGCAAATCGGTCTGCTTGTCGATCGCACCGGGCGGATCGTCATGGTGATTGTTGGCGATAAGAAGGGGATTATGATCCCTGTTTTGCCCACTGCTCGCTCATCGGGTTCCCGTCTCAAGGGCCTTCGGTGTATTCACACCCATCTTGGCGGCGAAGAAATCAGTGAAGATGACCTGATGGACCTCCTCTTTTTACGGCTTGACCTGATGGTTATAATCAAGGTTCAACCGGATGGCCTGCCGGAACGTCTGTACCCTGTCCATCTTTCACCAGAACAGATTGACAACAAAAATTGGGTCTTTCTGCCGCCTGTTGTTCCATCGCATCAAGACCCGTTTTGTCTTGAGCTTATCTCGACCGTTGAATCCCGTTTTGCTCAATTTCAACCCCTCTCATCTATCGATTCCAAACGTGATCGTGCCATTCTGATTAGTGTCAGTGGTCAGTCAAAAATCCAGGCCCAAGCATCCATGGACGAACTGACGGAGCTTGCCAAGTCTGATGATATTATCGTCCTTGATGCCGTTGTTCAGCGACGGAGCAAGTCCAGTTCTCGATTTATCATCGGTCGTGGCAAGCTAGGTGAGATTATGCTTAAGGCTCTGCTGTTGAACGCCAACCTCCTGGTCTTTGATCAGGAATTGAATGCCAGACAGGTTCATTCCATTGCCCAGCACACCGAACTTCGGGTCATTGATCGAACTCAACTGATTCTCGATATCTTTGCCCGCCGGGCTCTTTCTCGCGAAGGACAGGTCCAGATTGAGATGGCTCAGCTCAAATATATGCTCCCCCGGCTTGAGAGCCGAGACGATTCCTTATCGAGACTCACTGGAGGCATCGGCACCAGAGGACCTGGCGAGACAAAGCTTGAAGTAGATCGTCGGCGGATCAAAGACCGGTTGGCTAAACTTGAATCCAAGCTTAAAACCATTAGCGCTGAACGTCATCATCGACGTGAACGTCGTCGCAAAAAGGAGGTTCCTGTCATTTCACTTGTCGGTTATACCAACGCAGGCAAGTCGACTCTCCTCAATGCCCTAACCAATAGCAACATTCTTGCTGAAGATAAACTTTTTGCCACACTCGATCCGACGAGTCGCCGGTTGCGTTTTCCCGAAGATATCGAAGTAATCATTACCGATACTGTAGGCTTTATCCGGGATTTGCCGAAAGAGTTGCTAAAGGCATTTCAGTCGACTCTTGAGGAGCTGCATGAAGCTGATGTGTTAGTTCACGTTGTTGACAGCAGTAACCCACGGTGCGAAGAACAGATTAAGGTAGTCGATGATCTCTTGACACAGCTTGATCTGCATCTGCCGACACTGATGGTTTTTAACAAGATTGATCTTGCCGATTCTGAAACAGTGGCACACCTCGTATCACAATATCGTGGAGTGGCGGTGTGCTCTCTTCAGCAGGAGTCTCTTGTTGAACTGCTGAGACGGGCCCGCATCATGGTTTCTAAAGCGATCTTGGTCCCGGAGAGTGCAAAAAATGATTGTGTCAGCGACATAGAGGATGCGGTGTCATGA
- the selB gene encoding selenocysteine-specific translation elongation factor: MREIVLGTAGHVDHGKTSLVRALTGIDTDRLKEEKRRGITIELGFAFLDLPCGHRLGIIDVPGHEKFVKNMVAGAVGIDLVAFVVAADEGIMPQTREHFEICSLLGVKQGLIVITKIDMVDPEWLEMVQEEVRGFCADSFLQDAPMILVSAVTGQGIQEVKDTLDQLVRTTEFNEAYGPFRMPVDRIFSMKGFGAVITGTSISGRVKVGEDVCLYPRRQPAKIRGIQVHGQDVTEVEAGHRTAINLQGLETEFVSRGDVLASKDCLLPSYMLDADFTYLSSNSKPLRNRARVRVHLGTAEIMGRVVLLQQDEAQPGTRLDIQVLLEEPVATWPGDHYVVRSYSPVQTIGGGVVLNNCPPRKRRRFKALNQEAFTLYRSGTLEAIAIFHLDDSGFQGMTINELEIRLGLFGKRLKKVLERPISQSAIVVVDSDRQWFVSAQTMARLKEELVVILAYFHQENPLREGMGKEELRSRLYQGLEPKLFQMVLNSSVKEGTIIQEQALIRLADHQIALKEDEEEARREIRGLFKTAGLSPPTKKDLIAQLSHYSKALVVQVLDLIVRDQQLVKVNEELYYDKESLTDLQHKLIEQLTRDGEIDAQGFKTLSGLSRKFSIPLLEYFDKMKLTIRVGDKRVLRGR; this comes from the coding sequence ATGCGGGAGATTGTCCTGGGCACGGCCGGTCATGTTGATCATGGCAAGACCAGCCTGGTCCGGGCCCTCACCGGTATTGATACAGACCGGCTCAAGGAGGAAAAAAGGCGGGGTATAACCATTGAACTTGGGTTTGCCTTCCTTGACCTCCCATGCGGCCATCGCCTTGGTATTATTGACGTCCCCGGTCATGAAAAATTCGTCAAGAATATGGTGGCAGGGGCAGTCGGTATCGATCTGGTTGCCTTTGTGGTCGCTGCAGATGAAGGGATCATGCCCCAGACTAGGGAGCATTTTGAGATCTGCTCCCTCCTGGGAGTTAAACAGGGTCTGATTGTCATTACCAAGATCGATATGGTGGATCCGGAATGGCTGGAGATGGTCCAGGAAGAAGTCCGTGGGTTTTGCGCCGACAGTTTTCTCCAAGATGCGCCCATGATTTTAGTATCCGCCGTTACCGGGCAAGGGATTCAGGAAGTCAAAGATACCCTAGACCAGTTAGTTCGCACTACCGAATTCAACGAGGCGTATGGGCCGTTCCGGATGCCAGTTGACCGGATCTTCAGTATGAAAGGTTTTGGCGCCGTGATTACCGGCACCTCAATCTCTGGTCGGGTCAAGGTCGGTGAGGATGTGTGTCTGTATCCCCGAAGGCAGCCTGCAAAGATTCGTGGCATTCAAGTCCATGGGCAGGATGTTACCGAGGTTGAAGCTGGACACCGGACGGCAATCAACCTCCAAGGCCTGGAAACAGAATTTGTATCCCGTGGCGATGTCCTTGCCTCTAAGGATTGTCTGCTCCCTTCCTACATGCTTGATGCCGATTTCACCTATCTATCAAGCAATAGCAAACCGTTAAGAAATCGTGCCCGGGTCAGAGTGCATCTCGGTACTGCTGAGATCATGGGTAGAGTCGTTTTGCTTCAGCAAGATGAAGCCCAGCCAGGGACTCGTCTGGATATTCAGGTCTTACTCGAAGAACCAGTGGCCACATGGCCTGGGGACCATTACGTGGTCAGAAGTTACTCTCCTGTTCAGACTATTGGCGGCGGAGTTGTGCTCAACAATTGTCCCCCTCGTAAACGCCGCCGTTTTAAGGCGCTGAATCAAGAAGCTTTTACTCTCTATCGTTCTGGAACCCTGGAAGCAATTGCCATTTTTCACCTTGACGATAGTGGTTTTCAAGGTATGACCATCAATGAGCTTGAAATTCGGCTCGGTCTCTTTGGAAAACGATTGAAAAAGGTGTTGGAGCGGCCCATCTCCCAAAGCGCCATTGTTGTGGTCGACTCTGATCGACAGTGGTTTGTCAGCGCTCAGACCATGGCCCGGTTAAAGGAAGAGCTTGTCGTTATTCTGGCCTATTTTCACCAAGAAAATCCCTTGAGAGAAGGTATGGGGAAAGAGGAATTGCGTTCCAGGCTCTATCAGGGGTTGGAACCTAAACTCTTCCAGATGGTGCTCAACAGTTCCGTAAAGGAAGGGACCATCATCCAGGAACAGGCACTCATCCGATTGGCCGACCATCAAATAGCCTTAAAAGAAGATGAAGAGGAGGCAAGGCGTGAGATCAGGGGGTTATTTAAAACTGCCGGATTATCTCCGCCCACTAAAAAAGATCTGATCGCTCAACTCAGCCACTACTCTAAAGCGCTTGTGGTCCAGGTTCTAGACCTGATAGTCCGTGATCAGCAGCTGGTTAAGGTAAATGAAGAACTTTACTACGACAAGGAGAGCCTTACAGATCTGCAGCACAAATTGATTGAGCAACTCACCAGAGACGGAGAGATTGATGCGCAGGGCTTCAAGACCCTGTCCGGGTTATCCCGTAAATTCTCCATTCCACTTCTGGAGTACTTTGACAAGATGAAACTCACCATTAGGGTAGGGGACAAACGGGTCCTTAGAGGGCGTTAG
- a CDS encoding MBL fold metallo-hydrolase, translating to MIIQQLVVGAMGVCCYLLGCEETRMAAVIDPGGNPEKILAAAKASNLTITKIINTHGHPDHDCANGPLKEATGAKIIIHSKDAEFFARPEITEYFSILGLPASPPADQTVNDGDIITVGNLTLTVIHTPGHTPGGICIYAAPNLFTGDTLFVDGVGRTDFPGGDTSTMMRSIRQKLLVLPGDTKVWPGHGYGGASSTIAKESRSNPFLTGEL from the coding sequence ATGATTATACAGCAATTAGTCGTTGGCGCCATGGGGGTGTGCTGCTACCTCCTGGGTTGTGAAGAAACCAGAATGGCAGCTGTTATCGATCCGGGGGGGAATCCGGAAAAAATTTTGGCGGCGGCCAAAGCGAGTAATCTGACGATTACCAAGATCATTAACACCCACGGCCATCCTGATCATGATTGCGCTAATGGCCCTTTAAAAGAGGCCACGGGAGCAAAAATCATCATCCATTCCAAGGACGCCGAGTTCTTCGCCCGTCCCGAAATAACGGAATATTTTTCTATACTTGGCTTGCCAGCCTCTCCACCGGCTGATCAGACAGTGAATGATGGAGATATTATCACGGTGGGTAACTTGACCTTAACTGTCATCCATACCCCTGGTCATACTCCTGGGGGGATCTGTATTTATGCGGCCCCTAATCTATTCACGGGGGACACCCTTTTTGTTGATGGGGTGGGAAGAACCGATTTCCCTGGCGGCGACACCTCCACCATGATGCGATCCATCCGCCAGAAATTGCTGGTCCTGCCGGGCGACACCAAAGTATGGCCCGGTCACGGTTACGGTGGGGCCTCTTCGACCATTGCCAAAGAGTCACGATCAAATCCCTTTCTGACCGGAGAACTATAA
- a CDS encoding Mrp/NBP35 family ATP-binding protein: MSSSCGTCDSKKSSCGSSATNAQSHIAQQDVAIKRSLAKIKHKILVMSGKGGVGKSTVSTNLALGLAKRGFKVGLMDVDLHGPDICRMLNLEHKLQDASSRSEGGLLPPIQAMENLKVTSLEYMMEDRDDPIIWRGPLKIQAIRQFIADMDWGELDYLVIDAPPGTGDEPLTISSTIPDAQALVVTTPQEIALADVRKSINFCNHVKMRIVGLVENMSGMICPHCNKIVDVFKSGGGERTAKDFKINFLGRVPMDPRVVMGGDDGNPYLVSDNDSPAVVAFNTVVDNVLAQQQPVKKPVTLSNIGCGCGSGGCDPNKCDC; this comes from the coding sequence ATGAGTAGTTCATGCGGTACATGTGACAGTAAAAAATCCAGCTGCGGTTCATCCGCGACCAACGCCCAATCGCATATCGCCCAGCAGGATGTGGCGATTAAAAGGTCTCTGGCTAAAATTAAGCATAAAATTCTGGTTATGAGTGGTAAGGGTGGTGTCGGTAAGAGCACTGTCTCAACCAATCTGGCCTTGGGACTCGCCAAACGAGGTTTTAAGGTAGGACTTATGGACGTAGATCTTCATGGGCCCGATATCTGTCGAATGCTTAATCTTGAACATAAACTTCAAGATGCAAGTTCACGAAGTGAGGGTGGGTTGCTCCCTCCGATTCAGGCAATGGAGAATCTCAAAGTTACCTCTCTGGAATACATGATGGAAGACCGTGACGATCCGATTATCTGGCGCGGTCCTTTGAAAATCCAAGCGATTCGTCAGTTTATTGCCGATATGGATTGGGGGGAGTTGGATTATCTTGTCATTGACGCACCTCCCGGTACCGGTGATGAACCACTGACCATCTCCAGCACCATCCCGGATGCTCAAGCCCTGGTGGTTACAACCCCTCAGGAAATTGCCCTGGCTGATGTTCGGAAGTCCATCAATTTCTGCAACCATGTCAAGATGAGAATTGTCGGCCTGGTGGAGAACATGAGCGGTATGATCTGTCCCCACTGCAATAAAATTGTCGATGTCTTTAAAAGCGGTGGCGGTGAACGTACAGCAAAAGATTTCAAAATTAATTTTCTTGGTCGAGTTCCCATGGATCCTCGAGTTGTGATGGGTGGAGACGATGGCAATCCTTACCTTGTCTCTGATAACGATAGCCCAGCGGTTGTGGCATTTAATACTGTAGTGGATAACGTCCTTGCGCAACAACAACCTGTGAAAAAGCCTGTAACATTGTCCAATATAGGTTGTGGTTGTGGCAGTGGTGGCTGTGACCCAAACAAGTGTGATTGCTAA